From the Procambarus clarkii isolate CNS0578487 chromosome 70, FALCON_Pclarkii_2.0, whole genome shotgun sequence genome, one window contains:
- the LOC123748952 gene encoding zyxin-like has product MDYLSHYRDPQGPPASLHRPHGPPASLQTPPRTTCVTTQTGWTTCVTTQTPWTTCITTQTPWTTCVTTQTPWTTCVTTQTPWTTCITAQTPWTTCVTTDTPKDHLRHYTDRMDHLRHYTDPMDHLHHYTDPMDHLRHYRHPQGPPASLHRPDGPPASLHRPHGPPASLHRPYGPPVSLYRPHVPPVSLHRPHGPPVHYRNPMDHLRRYRYPHGPPSSLQRPHGPPASLQKPHGPPASLQRPHGPPASLQRPHAPPASIQKPHGPPASLHRPHGPPASLHRPHGPPVSLHRPPWTTCVTTKTPWTTFVTKKTPWTTCVTTETPWTTCVTTKTPWTTCVTTQTPWSNCHYRNPVEGNQCRLCLQMPAWGL; this is encoded by the coding sequence ATGGACTACCTGAGTCACTACAGAGACCCCCAAGGACCACCTGCGTCACTACACAGACCCCATGGACCACCTGCGTCACTACAGACACCCCCAAGGACCACCTGCGTCACTACACAGACCGGATGGACCACCTGCGTCACTACACAGACCCCATGGACCACCTGCATCACTACACAGACCCCATGGACAACCTGCGTCACTACACAGACCCCATGGACCACCTGCGTCACTACACAGACCCCATGGACCACCTGCATCACTGCACAGACCCCATGGACCACCTGCGTCACTACAGACACCCCCAAGGACCACCTGCGTCACTACACAGACCGGATGGACCACCTGCGTCACTACACAGACCCCATGGACCACCTGCATCACTACACAGACCCCATGGACCACCTGCGTCACTACAGACACCCCCAAGGACCACCTGCGTCACTACACAGACCGGATGGACCACCTGCGTCACTACACAGACCCCATGGACCACCTGCATCACTACACAGACCCTATGGACCACCTGTGTCACTATACAGACcccatgtaccacctgtgtcactACACAGACCCCATGGACCACCTGTTCACTACAGAAATCCCATGGACCACCTGCGTCGCTACAGATACCCCCATGGACCACCTTCGTCACTACAAAGACCCCATGgaccacctgcctcactacagAAACCCCATGGACCACCTGCGTCACTACAGAGACCCCATGGACCACCTGCGTCACTACAAAGACCCCATGCACCACCTGCGTCAATACAGAAACCCCATGGACCACCTGCGTCACTACACAGACCCCATGGACCACCTGCATCACTACACAGACCCCATGGACCACCTGTGTCACTACACAGACCCCCATGGACCACCTGCGTCACTACAAAGACCCCATGGACCACCTTCGTCACTAAAAAGACCCCATGGACTACCTGCGTCACTACAGAGACCCCATGGACCACCTGCGTCACTACAAAGACCCCATGGACTACCTGCGTCACTACACAGACCCCATGGAGCAACTGTCACTACAGAAATCCTGTGGAGggaaaccaatgtcgtctatgccttcaaatgcccgcttggggactgtaa
- the LOC123748429 gene encoding ficolin-2-like yields MMGKPLWMLVLVGTWSMFVVVAAEDTIVNSYLTEPLWLGLGFQNRNCRELQDHGHKTSSVYTIYPYDCCPKRPVRVYCDMDSNGGGWTVIQRREDILPREEFYRTWMEYALGFGNLSGEFWLGLDHIHALTEQTLNQIHFDLADFDNAIRWAQYQFFYVHDRSASYKVEVNGYTGDAGDGFSFVNGQRFTTKDKDLDTFGGNCAVSHLGAWWYTSCHSSNLNGKYHKGNHTCYADGVNWYPFRGHHYSLKRTEMKIRPAY; encoded by the exons ATGATGGGCAAGCCACTGTGGATGCTGGTGTTAGTGGGTACATGGagtatgtttgtggtggtggcggcagaggACACCATTGTTAATTCGTACCTGACAGAGCCTTTGTGGCTAGGGCTTGGCTTCCAAAATCGTAATTGCCGTGAACTGCAAGATCACGGCCACAAGACCAGTAGTGTTTACACCATCTATCCGTACGACTGCTGCCCAAAACGTCCTGTTCGTGTCTATTGTGATATGGACTCTAATGGAGGAGGATGGACTGTAATTCAGCGTCGAGAAGATATACTCCCGCGGGAAGAATTCTACCGCACATGGATGGAATACGCCTTGGGCTTTGGTAATCTCTCTGGCGAGTTTTGGCTTGGACTCGACCACATTCACGCCCTCACTGAGCAGACACTCAACCAAATACACTTTGACCTGGCAGACTTTGACAATGCCATCCGATGGGCACAGTACCAATTCTTTTATGTCCATGACAGGAGTGCCTCTTATAAAGTTGAGGTTAATGGGTATACTGGAGATGCTGGTGATGGCTTCAGCTTTGTCAATGGCCAGAGATTCACTACCAAGGATAAGGATCTTGACACTTTTGGAGGAAACTGTGCTGTAAG TCACTTGGGCGCTTGGTGGTACACGAGCTGTCATTCGTCAAACCTAAATGGCAAATATCACAAAGGTAACCACACCTGTTATGCCGACGGTGTCAACTGGTATCCTTTTCGAGGTCATCACTACTCCCTCAAGAGAACCGAGATGAAGATCAGACCAGCATACTAA